In Salinibaculum sp. SYNS191, the genomic window GGGTCGGTCTCGGTCGACGATCAGACTGGCGACGGAACCGCGCTCGTCGTCCAGAATGCGACGGCGGACGTGGACTACTACCTGGAAGCGAGCATCGACGACGAGCCGCTGAACAGGACGGCCGTCATCGACGCCGACGAGACATTCAGCGGGAACCTGACACTCTCCCCGCCGCTCGACGACAACGCGACCGTCACTGTCGGCGTCTACGAGAACGAAACTGGCGAGGAACTCGACTCGACGGCGGTGAACTACACCGTCTCGACGGTTCCGAACGTCACGCAAGCGGACAACGTCACGGCCGACGGCGACAACGTCACCGAGGGAGAAGAGAACGTGACCGCGACGCTGGGAGTCTTCGACCAGTCCGGTGACGGAACGACGCTGGCGGTCGACGACGCCACGGCGTCGATTCCGTTCAGTCTGGTGGTGAGCGAGGACGGCGAGACGCTGAACAGCACCGACCCGTTCCCGGCGGGCGAGACGTTCAGCGGGAACCTGACGCTGTCCCCGCCGCTCGACGACAACGCGACCGTCGTGGTCGAGCTACGTTCGAACGCGACCGGCGACGAACTCGTCAACCAGACGGTGAACTACACCGTCGAACGCGCGGAAGTCACCGCGACGCCGACGGCGACGCCCGCGGACGGTGCGAACGTGACGCCGACCGAGACGCCGACAGCGACCGTGACACCGACGGAGAACGAGACGGTGACGGCGACACCCACAGAGACGGGGACTGCGACTCCGACCCCGACAGTGACGAGCACTGCAACCCCGACGCCGACAGCGACTCAGACCCCGACGGCGACGGAGACTGAGAGTCCGACGGCGACGGAGACTGAGAGTCCGACGGCGACGGAGACTGAGAGTCCGACGGCGACGGAGACTGAGAGTCCGACGGCGACGGAGACTGAGAGTCCGACGGCGACCGCAACTCCGACGGGAACAGCAACAGAGACACCGACAGCGAGTCCAACCCCGACGGCGACCGGGACGCCCACGGCCACGGCAACTGGGGCCCCAACCGTGACGGCAACCGCGACCCCGGCTCCGCCGGAGACTGAGCCACCGACGGCAACGCCGACGCCGGAGCCGGCTGAAACCCCGACTTCGACCCCGACGGAGACGGCCGCCCCGGCGGTGACCCAGACGCCGGCCGCGGCGGCCACGCTGTCAGTCCCCGACCAGACTGGCGACGGGTCGACCCTGGCAGTCGAGGCGGCCAGCGCTGGTCAGTCGTTCTACCTCACCGTCGAAGCGGGTGAGGAGACGCTGAACAGAACCGAGACCTTCGCCCAGGGAGAGACGTTCACCGGCGACCTGGCGCTCGAACCCGTCCTCGGTCGAAACACGACGGTAACGGTCGCGGTCCGCGACGGCGCGACGGACGAGGCGCTGACCACGGCGTCGGTGAACTACACGGGGGCGCTCACGCAAGCGACCGTCGACGCACTCTCGCGGTTCGAGGACGTCGACGCCGCGCTCGACGCGGGCTACGTCGACACCCACCAGTTCGCGACGGACGAGCAGGGTGCGACCGGCATCCGCTTCGTCAACCAGGCGCTGTTCGACGGCGAACTCGACCCCCGCAACCCCGAAATACTGCTGTACACGCTCGACGAACAGGGCGAGTACGAACTCGTCGGCGCGGAGTGGGCCGTTCCCGAATCGGCGGCCGGCGAGCCACCGGCGCTGTTCGACCAGTCCTTTACCGGCCCCGCGCCCGGACACACCCAGACGATGGAATCCCACTACGAACTCTACGCCTGGGCCTTCCGTGAGAACCCGCGGGGGACCTTCGCCCCGTCCAACCCTGACCTCCCGCTGCCGACGCTGATATCCGCGAGCGACCAGGTCAGTAACGGCAGCGTCGTGCGCGTCGATAGCACGACCTTCGGCGGAATTGCCCACGAGGGGATTCCCGACGGCTACTATGTCGAAGCCCGGTCGATCGACGGCCAGACTCTCGGCCGCTCACAGGTGCTGACGGGCCAGGCGGTGGACGTGGTCGTGCCGCTCGACCAGCCGCTGACCGGACCGACTGACGTCACGCTGGCACTGCGACACGCCGACGGCGAGGCTGCGGAGATCGCCGAACCGGTCGCGCAGGTGACCGTCACGGTCAGCGTCGAGCAGACGCCGACGGCGACGGCCACACCCTCACCGACGGCACCGGCGACAGCGACCGCATCCCCGACGCAGACGGCGACTGCAACCGAGACACCGATGGAAACCCCGACGGCGACTGCCACTGAGACGCCGACAGTGACGGCAACCGCGACGGCGACACAAACCGCGACCGCAACGCCGACCGAGACGCCGACACCGACGGAAACGGCGACTGAAACGCCGACACAGACGGAAACGGCGACTGAGACGCCGACGGCCACCGCCACGGCGACGGCCACCACAACCTCGACCGCGCCCGAAACGGCCGTCGGGACCGGACCAGAAGCCGAGACCGTGCAGCCGTCAGTATCGAGTCCGTCCGGGAGGGTCACAGCGGCCGACGGCGGGTCAGGGACACCCGACAGCGTTGCTGTCCAGGGATAGGAAGCCAGGTGTAAATCCACGTCGCCGTCGGCAACGCCGGCGCTGACTGCGACCAGCCCGGCTATGACCGGGGCACGACAGGCGCAGGCCAGTGACCCCAACGCGATTCACGGCGACATCTTCGAGCGACCCGGCGAGACGGCGAATCTTTTTGCACCGGCCACACTCAGGGCCGGTATGGTTTCGGAGCTATTCGACCCCGACGAGTGGACGGCCGTCGACGCCTTCGACTTCCGCGACATCACGTACCACCGCGGGACCGACGTCCCCGCGGCCCGCATCGCCTTCGACCGGCCGGAAGTCCGCAACGCCTTCCGCCCGGAGACGGTCGACGAACTCTACACCGCCCTGGACCACGCCCGCAAGCAGGCCGACGTGGGCTGTGTCCTCCTGACGGGGAACGGCCCCAGCGAGAAGGACGGCGGCTGGGCCTTCTGTTCGGGCGGCGACCAGTCCATCCGTGGCGATTCTGGATATGAATACCACGATGACGACGAGGAGGCCGCCCAGCAGGGCGTCGGCCGCCTCCACATCCTGGAGGTCCAGCGACTCATCCGCTTCATGCCCAAGCCCGTCGTCTGTGTCGCGCCGGGGTGGGCCGTCGGCGGCGGCCACTCGCTGCACGTCGTCTGCGACATGACCATCGCCAGCGAGGAGGCTATCTTCAAGCAGACCGACGCGGACGTGGCGAGTTTCGACGCCGGGTTCGGCTCGGCCTACCTCGCGAAACAGGTGGGCCAGAAGAAGGCCCGCGAGATATTCTTCCTCGGGAAGGACTACAGCGCCGAGGAGGCGGCGGAGATGGGGATGGTCAACGAGGTGGTCCCCCACGAGGACCTGGAGGACGTCGCGCTCGACTGGGCGGACACCATCACGCGGAAGTCGCCGATGGCGATTCGGATGCTCAAGTTCGCGTTCAACGCGACGGACGACGGGATGGTCGGCCAGCAGGTCTTCGCCGGGGAGGCGACGCGACTGGGCTACATGACTGACGAGGCCAGCGAGGGGCGGGACGCGTTCAACGAGGGGCGGGAGCCGCAGTTCCGGGACTACCCCTGGCACTACTGACCCGCCCGGACGGCCCGGCAACCACAGTCGCTTTGAGTCTCGCGTCCGTACTCGCGTGCAATGACAGCGACCGCCGACATCTCGCGCACGCAGGCGTGGCTGATGGCCGCCCGGCCACAGACGCTGCCGGCGGGCGCAGCCCCGGTCCTCCTCGGCGCGGCGGTGGCGGTGTACGAGGGCGTCTTCGCACCGCTGCCCGCCCTCGCCGCGCTCGTCGGCGCGCTCCTCATCCAGGTCGGCACCAACTTCGCCAACGACTACTACGACGCCGTCAACGGGGCCGACACCGACGAGCGGGAGGGATTCACCCGCGTGACCGCCGGCGGTCTCATCGAACCCCGGAAGGTCAAGTACGCGATGGCCGCCACCTACGGCCTCGCGGTCGTCGTCGGCCTCTATCTCGTCTACGTCGGCGGCGTCCCCATCCTCGTCGTCGGCCTCTCCAGCATCGTCGCCGGCGTGCTCTACACCGGCGGCCCCTACCCCTACGGCTACTACGGGCTGGGCGATTTCTTCGTGTTCCTCTACTTCGGGCTGGTCGCAGTGACCGGAACCTACTACGTCCAGTCGGTGACCGAGGTGGCGGGCGCGTTCCCGACGACGCTCCCGCCGGGGACGGTCACGCCAGCAGTCGTCGTCGCCGGCCTCGGCGCAGCGGGCCTGTCGACGTGTATCCTGGTCGTGAACAACATCCGCGACCTGGAGACCGACCGCGAGACCGGCAAGCGCACGCTGGCGGTCATGCTGGGCTACCGGTGGAGCCGCGCGGAGTTCGCGGGCCTGATTGGGCTGTCCTACGCAGTGCCGCCCGTCCTCTGGCTGGCCTTTGGCTACCCGGTGACCGTGCTGGCACCGCTGCTGTCGCTCCCGCTCGCGGTCACGCTCTCCCGGACGGTCATGACACGGACCGACGGGAGCGCGCTGAACCCGGCGCTGGAGCGGACCGGCCAGTTGCTCGCCATCTACGCCGTGTTGCTGGCCGCCGGCCTGGTCGCCCCAGGGGTGACGTGAGATGGAAGTCGAACCGTTCACCGTCAGCCTGTCGTCGCCACTGGAGACGGCAGCGGGACGGATAGACACCCGCGAGGGGTTCCTGGTCTACATCGACTACCAGGGCGCGAAGGGCGTCGGCGAGGCGACGCCGCTGCCCGGCTGGACCGAGTCGAAAGAGGAGTGCCGGACCGCGCTCGGACGGGCCGCGGAGATTGCCGAGGAACTCGACTGGGGCATCGCACTCCGGAAGACAGACGCGCCGGCGGCGCGACACGGCATCTCGCTGGCGCTCGCGGAGGCACGCGCCCGGGCGAGCGAACAGCCGCTGTACCGGTATCTCGACGGCGACCGGCTGGTCACGTCGGTGCCCGTTAACGCGACCATCGGGGACCAGTCGCCGGCGGCCACCGCCGACGCCGCCGAGCGGGCAGTCGAGGACGGATTCGGTGCGCTGAAGTGCAAGGTCGGCGCGCGGCCGCTGTCGGAGGACGTCGACCGTCTGCGGGCCGTCCGCGAGCGGGTCGGCGACGGTGTGGAGCTACGGGCCGACGCCAACGGCGCGTGGAGTCCCGAACGAGCCCGCGAGGCGGTCGAGGCGTTCGCAGCGTTCGACGTCTCCTAC contains:
- the menC gene encoding o-succinylbenzoate synthase; the protein is MEVEPFTVSLSSPLETAAGRIDTREGFLVYIDYQGAKGVGEATPLPGWTESKEECRTALGRAAEIAEELDWGIALRKTDAPAARHGISLALAEARARASEQPLYRYLDGDRLVTSVPVNATIGDQSPAATADAAERAVEDGFGALKCKVGARPLSEDVDRLRAVRERVGDGVELRADANGAWSPERAREAVEAFAAFDVSYVEQPLPAGDLRGHAALRGGPVDIALDEALTEHSVADVLAADAADVLVVKPMVVGGPDRAHDVATTASEAGVDPVVSTTVDAVVARTGAVHVAASVPDVRACGLATGSLLAKDLSADPAPVSDGSIEVPQGKGLGLPDRPPR
- a CDS encoding 1,4-dihydroxy-2-naphthoate polyprenyltransferase — protein: MTATADISRTQAWLMAARPQTLPAGAAPVLLGAAVAVYEGVFAPLPALAALVGALLIQVGTNFANDYYDAVNGADTDEREGFTRVTAGGLIEPRKVKYAMAATYGLAVVVGLYLVYVGGVPILVVGLSSIVAGVLYTGGPYPYGYYGLGDFFVFLYFGLVAVTGTYYVQSVTEVAGAFPTTLPPGTVTPAVVVAGLGAAGLSTCILVVNNIRDLETDRETGKRTLAVMLGYRWSRAEFAGLIGLSYAVPPVLWLAFGYPVTVLAPLLSLPLAVTLSRTVMTRTDGSALNPALERTGQLLAIYAVLLAAGLVAPGVT
- a CDS encoding 1,4-dihydroxy-2-naphthoyl-CoA synthase, which gives rise to MVSELFDPDEWTAVDAFDFRDITYHRGTDVPAARIAFDRPEVRNAFRPETVDELYTALDHARKQADVGCVLLTGNGPSEKDGGWAFCSGGDQSIRGDSGYEYHDDDEEAAQQGVGRLHILEVQRLIRFMPKPVVCVAPGWAVGGGHSLHVVCDMTIASEEAIFKQTDADVASFDAGFGSAYLAKQVGQKKAREIFFLGKDYSAEEAAEMGMVNEVVPHEDLEDVALDWADTITRKSPMAIRMLKFAFNATDDGMVGQQVFAGEATRLGYMTDEASEGRDAFNEGREPQFRDYPWHY